One window of the Bombus affinis isolate iyBomAffi1 chromosome 10, iyBomAffi1.2, whole genome shotgun sequence genome contains the following:
- the LOC126921415 gene encoding collagen alpha-1(I) chain-like isoform X1, translating to MRRDHVKQQWRTLRLPRNIHSVYWAFCLLVALGLYPVLADIILQDMEKNIVDLMDGTGIHQEPVGVIVTENRCYRNDTIAYDITESALLTINTNTLFPTGIPRDFSILVVAKPKIGSSAATLFAIYSDSGEEQLVLSLGNDVTLYYSTTPDDEDKPISFGIDISDGKWHRLGISIKGDTVTLILDCTQQISKELSRNLDETISVSGIIIIGQQIVDGNMYMGGLEMLKIAPIPDAAYEICTIFAPNCRNQSRQSGHSNMRNYDPVVRTTSSTYYEDTNIDNSQTVPSSSYPVKPFSTAGSYYETNYDNLHPPRSYGRTSERSGPNVSYNEQDENFVKGTEDDYENGSEEGNEDTEDSDNYKLAYRPVNVTYATRPTVETFLRNQSVVFNNIDSVEVDRYQTTTPEISKTSNNLSREVQGGLKYSESLEGSYYNPAYYSSRGSPGPRGFPGPPGVPGPPGKKGEPGRDGLAGLQGTAGPPGNVFIIPALNQQGNEKGPDTQAEALRQMLSQHMLAMRGAEGPMGLTGIAGPEGPPGPQGQKGEPGEVGEPGPRGERGIPGNTGREGRRGRPGRDGERGLSGPPGMKGEQGVPGLPGLPGDKGERGFVGATGEQGLPGHEGMQGDDGPPGLPGLPGEMGPRGFIGPRGFPGLPGNPGIPGSEGPPGAKGNTGPPGPPGVPGSPGPIGPVGPPGPQGLLGPTGLVGPQGKPGIPGLSGADGSPGHPGNPGVPGMKGEQGPQGPQGPIGFPGVRGMKGDEGKRGSPGERGEKGERGPEGEKGDIGTKGEPGLSGPQGIPGLEGLEGPKGFEGPRGETGLVGLPGEKGKTGPPGFVGYPGNVGEKGDKGQPGREGPSGDKGERGNNGASGERGEPGPRGFRGARGRRGAEGLPGPKGDTGQPGPPGLQGESGTPGVEGPRGFVGSPGQAGLNGKDGIPGPSGERGPVGDSGPPGPPGAPGVIGPQGPAGEPGQPGEPGSPGNPGAPGESGSPGEQGKEGPQGPPGLQGKEGSPGPGGLPGFPGERGANGLPGMPGAKGEIGPPGLQGPSGDKGAQGESGKDGESGPQGKQGPKGPPGPVGLKGDRGEPGPVGPTGRDGLPGQRGLPGAPGPVGVPGEDGDKGDIGPPGEKGFKGSQAETGPPGAPGAQGLRGEPGAIGLPGEKGPPGEIGRRGPKGEDGPVGASGPPGPVGPQGLPGPSGLKGEVGDTGIVGPVGPAGNPGEQGPRGPKGSEGLQGPPGVEGRQGAKGESGAVGLPGLIGPEGKQGERGPPGPKGEEGKSGPPGPPGSRGINGPEGPKGNAGPPGFPGPPGEPGLVGPKGEAGKNGEDGKAGDPGAPGDIGPPGKEGLPGPAGKQGSEGPAGVQGSPGLPGEKGDMGPPGAQGPPGSIGSQGLPGPSGLPGVRGLPGLAGENGPPGMSGAVGAPGKVGPVGPKGPKGDRGKRGIKGHRGELGHVGVKGEQGEKGEQGPRGALGLEGPKGNQGPPGLLGFKGNDGPPGLPGIEGVIGPKGNVGNDGPKGELGPPGPPGPPGPPAEQPMIPPELLFTREQILRRKRDISTNTAEDEKEKDSETLDKDDQIEEEFGPKFLDMYSSIYAMRQELDRIRKPIGSRENPVRTCKDLFYGHPHFHDGWYWIDPNLGMADDSVYVYCNMTNMGETCVYPDIHTSQMPNIPWRKENNKTDWYSNLRGGFKITYEAIGVVQLNFLRLLSQEAYQNFTYTCINSVAWYNVLNFNYNSSLRLLGANEDEFSYTGIKPQIVTDNCKMRKSKGDTVFLVYSKKLQQLPLVDFYPVDYGLPHQAFGFTVGPICFK from the exons ATGCGGCGGGACCACGTGAAACAGCAATGGAGAACACTGCGACTGCCTCGCAATATCCACTCCGTTTATTGGGCATTTTGTCTTCTCGTAGCATTAGGACTGTATCCGGTGCTAGCCGATATTATCTTGCAAGACATGG AAAAGAATATCGTAGACCTGATGGATGGTACGGGAATACACCAGGAGCCCGTTGGAGTGATCGTAACCGAAAATCGTTGCTACAGAAATGATACAATAGCATATGACATTACGGAAAGCGCGCTACTGACGATCAATACGAACACTTTGTTTCCGACTGGTATACCGCGTGATTTTTCCATTTTAGTCGTCGCGAAGCCAAAAATCG GATCCTCGGCTGCCACGTTGTTTGCGATCTACAGCGACAGTGGCGAGGAACAGTTGGTGCTATCATTGGGCAATGATGTCACTCTTTACTACAGTACAACTCCGGATGATGAGGATAAAccaatttcgtttggtattgaTATATCCGATGGAAAATGGCACCGTCTAGGAATCAGCATCAAAGGCGATACTGTCACGCTAATTCTCGATTGTACTCAACAAATTTCCAAAGAATTAAGTAGAAATCTTGACGAAACGATTAGCGTCAGCGGCATCATAATTATCGGCCAACAAATCGTCGATGGTAACATGTATATG GGTGGTCTGGAAATGTTGAAGATCGCACCAATACCAGACGCAGCTTACGAAATTTGCACGATTTTCGCGCCAAATTGTAGAAATCAATCGAGACAAAGTGGTCATTCGAATATGCGGAATTACGATCCCGTCGTGCGTACAACCTCGTCTACTTATTACGAGGATACAAATATTGATAACAGTCAGACAGTCCCAAGTTCTAGTTATCCGGTTAAACCCTTCTCAACCGCTGGATCGTATTATGAAACGAATTACGACAATCTGCACCCGCCTCGAAGTTATGGCAGAACATCTGAGAGATCTGGAccaaatgtttcgtataatgaGCAGGatgaaaattttgtaaaaggAACGGAGGATGATTATGAGAACGGGAGTGAAGAAGGGAACGAAGATACCGAAGACAGCGACAACTACAAGTTAGCTTATAGACCAGTGAATGTAACATATGCAACGAGACCTACTGTGGAGACGTTCCTTCGCAATCAAAGTGTC GTTTTCAACAACATCGATTCAGTCGAAGTAGATCGCTATCAAACGACAACGCCAGAAATTTCTAAAACTTCCAACAATTTATCTAGAGAAGTTCAAGGAGGTTTGAAATATTCGGAATCGTTGGAAGGATCGTATTACAATCCAGCTTATTATAGTAGTAGGGGTTCGCCTGGGCCACGGGGATTTCCGGGGCCTCCAGGGGTGCCCGGGCCACCTGGTAAAAAAGGAGAACCAGGAAGAGATGGGTTAGCAGGTTTGCAAGGCACGGCTGGCCCACCGGGAAACGTGTTCATAATTCCAGCACTTAACCAGCAAGGAAACGAGAAAGGACCGGATACTCAAGCGGAAGCTCTGAGACAAATGCTTTCACAGCATATGTTGGCTATGAGAGGTGCCGAAGGTCCTATGGGTCTTACAGGTATTGCTGGACCCGAAGGACCACCTGGACCTCAAGGTCAGAAGGGAGAACCTGGAGAAGTTGGCGAACCTGGACCTCGTGGTGAAAGAG GTATTCCTGGAAATACTGGCAGGGAGGGTAGACGAGGTCGACCTGGGAGAGACGGAGAAAGAGGTTTAAGTGGACCACCAGGAATGAAAGGAGAACAGGGTGTGCCTGGACTGCCTGGATTACCAGGAGATAAAGGCGAACGAGGATTTGTAGGTGCCACCGGTGAACAAGGTTTACCAGGTCACGAAGGAATGCAGGGTGACGATGGTCCTCCAGGTTTACCAGGCTTACCGGGTGAAATG gGACCTAGAGGATTCATAGGACCACGAGGTTTTCCTGGATTACCAGGGAATCCAGGTATTCCTGGAAGCGAAGGTCCACCAGGAGCAAAAGGCAATACTGGTCCTCCGGGTCCTCCAGGTGTGCCAGGTTCTCCGGGTCCAATTGGACCAGTAGGACCACCCGGACCTCAAGGTCTTTTGGGTCCAACTGGTTTAGTG GGTCCACAAGGGAAGCCTGGAATTCCTGGATTGTCGGGGGCAGATGGATCTCCTGGTCATCCGGGAAATCCAGGCGTTCCTGGAATGAAAGGTGAACAAGGGCCTCAAGGACCGCAAGGTCCAATAGGCTTCCCGGGAGTCCGTGGCATGAAAGGCGACGAAGGCAAACGTGGATCGCCTGGTGAACGCGgagaaaagggagagagagGTCCAGAAGGAGAGAAAGGTGACATTGGCACGAAGGGAGAACCTGGATTATCAGGTCCACAAGGAATTCCTGGATTGGAAGGTTTAGAAGGACCAAAAGGTTTCGAAGGGCCACGTGGTGAAACCGGTTTAGTTGGATTACCTGGTGAAAAAGGTAAAACTGGTCCTCCAGGTTTTGTTGGATATCCTGGAAATGTTGGTGAAAAAGGTGATAAAGGTCAGCCAGGAAGAGAAGGCCCTAGTGGAGATAAAGGAGAAAGG GGTAACAATGGTGCGTCAGGAGAACGTGGTGAACCAGGACCTAGG GGATTTAGAGGTGCTCGTGGAAGAAGAGGTGCCGAAGGATTGCCAGGACCGAAAGGTGATACTGGACAGCCAGGCCCTCCTGGATTACAAGGAGAATCTGGTACGCCAGGAGTAGAGGGACCTCGTGGATTTGTGGGATCTCCTGGGCAAGCTGGTCTCAATGGCAAAGATGGAATCCCTGGACCCTCTGGAGAACGTGGACCAGTGGGTGATTCTGGGCCGCCAGGTCCACCAGGTGCGCCTGGTGTTATCGGACCGCAAGGTCCAGCTGGTGAACCTGGACAACCAGGAGAACCTGGAAGTCCAGGAAATCCAGGAGCTCCCGGAGAATCAGGTTCCCCAGGAGAGCAAGGCAAAGAAGGACCACAAGGGCCACCTGGTTTACAAGGAAAAGAAGGTTCACCAGGTCCTGGTGGTCTACCAGGATTTCCTGGTGAACGGGGTGCAAATGGTTTACCG GGAATGCCAGGTGCAAAAGGAGAGATAGGACCACCTGGGCTTCAAGGTCCATCAGGCGATAAAGGTGCTCAAGGAGAATCTGGGAAAGATGGCGAATCTGGACCTCAAGGAAAGCAAGGACCTAAAGGACCACCTGGTCCAGTCGGATTAAAAGGCGACAGG GGTGAGCCTGGACCAGTCGGTCCTACCGGGCGAGATGGTTTACCAGGGCAACGTGGTTTGCCAGGAGCTCCTGGTCCTGTTGGAGTGCCAGGAGAAGATGGAGACAAAGGAGATATTGGACCACCTGGTGAAAAGGGGTTTAAAGGATCTCAAGCGGAAACA GGACCGCCAGGAGCACCTGGCGCACAAGGACTTCGAGGTGAACCTGGTGCCATCGGCTTACCAGGAGAAAAGGGACCACCTGGAGAAATTGGGAGGCGAGGACCAAAAGGCGAAGATGGTCCTGTTGGTGCATCAGGTCCCCCTGGTCCCGTAGGGCCACAAGGATTGCCAGGCCCATCAGGATTAAAAGGAGAAGTGGGGGATACTGGCATAGTTGGTCCTGTAGGACCAGCAGGAAATCCAGGTGAACAAGGTCCAAGGGGTCCTAAAGGGTCTGAAGGCTTACAAGGTCCTCCGGGAGTAGAAGGTCGTCAAGGAGCAAAAGGAGAATCTGGAGCAGTGGGACTTCCAGGTTTAATAGGTCCAGAAGGAAAACAA GGCGAAAGAGGTCCTCCAGGACCAAAGGGAGAAGAAGGTAAGAGTGGACCTCCAGGACCGCCTGGAAGTCGTGGTATAAATGGTCCGGAAGGACCGAAAGGTAATGCAGGACCACCTGGCTTTCCTGGACCTCCAGGAGAACCTGGTTTAGTTGGCCCAAAAGGGGAAGCTGGTAAGAATGGTGAAGATGGAAAAGCAGGAGATCCTGGCGCACCAGGAGACATTGGTCCCCCGGGAAAGGAAGGATTACCTGGCCCTGCTGGAAAAcaa ggATCCGAAGGTCCAGCGGGAGTGCAAGGTAGTCCAGGTTTACCTGGTGAAAAAGGAGACATGGGGCCGCCTGGGGCGCAGGGTCCTCCAGGTTCCATAGGGTCTCAGGGTCTTCCAGGACCATCAGGTTTGCCAGGTGTAAGAGGATTGCCAGGACTTGCTGGAGAAAATGGTCCACCAGGGATGTCAGGAGCTGTTGGTGCTCCAGGAAAAGTTGGACCGGTTGGACCAAAAGGTCCAAAGGGTGACAGGGGTAAACGAGGAATCAAAGGGCATCGAGGTGAATTGGGACACGTTGGAGTCAAAGGAGAACAGGGTGAGAAGGGAGAACAAGGACCACGAGGTGCTCTAGGACTTGAAGGACCCAAGGGTAACCAAGGGCCACCAGGTTTATTGGGTTTCAAAGGAAACGATGGACCTCCAGGACTTCCAGGAATAGAAGGAGTAATAGGACCCAAAGGTAATGTCGGAAACGATGGACCAAAAGGCGAGCTCGGCCCTCCGGGACCTCCAGGTCCTCCTGGACCACCTGCAGAGCAACCTATGATTCCTCCGGAGTTGTTATTCACGAGAGAACAAATTCTTCGAAGGAAACgcgatatttcgacaaatac CGCGGAagacgagaaagagaaagattcaGAAACGTTGGACAAGGATGATCAAATCGAAGAGGAATTTGGCCCAAAATTCTTGGACATGTATAGTTCTATATACGCCATGAGACAAGAATTGGATCGAATACGCAAACCGATTGGAAGCAGAGAAAATCCTGTAAGGACTTGCAAGGATTTATTTTACGGCCATCCTCATTTTCACGATG GTTGGTACTGGATCGATCCAAATTTAGGAATGGCTGACGACTCTGTATATGTTTATTGCAATATGACGAATATGGGCGAAACTTGCGTATACCCTGATATTCATACGAGTCAAATGCCCAATATACCAtggagaaaagaaaataataaaacggATTGGTACTCAAATTTGCGCGGAGGATTTAAA ATTACATACGAAGCTATTGGAGTAGTGCAATTAAATTTTCTGCGTTTATTGAGCCAAGAAGCTTATCAAAATTTCACTTATACTTGCATTAATAGCGTTGCTTGGTACAATGttttgaattttaattataattcatCTTTACGACTGCTTGGTGCTAACGAGGATGAATTTTCATATACCGGTATCAAGCCACAGATCGTTACGGACAATTGTAAAATGCGTAAAAGCAAAGGAGATACAGTGTTCTTGGTTTACAGTAAAAAGCTTCAACAGTTACCATTGGTGGACTTTTACCCAGTCGATTATGGATTGCCGCATCAGGCGTTCGGTTTTACAGTTGGACCCATTTGTTTCAAGTAA
- the LOC126921415 gene encoding collagen alpha-1(I) chain-like isoform X2, with translation MDGTGIHQEPVGVIVTENRCYRNDTIAYDITESALLTINTNTLFPTGIPRDFSILVVAKPKIGSSAATLFAIYSDSGEEQLVLSLGNDVTLYYSTTPDDEDKPISFGIDISDGKWHRLGISIKGDTVTLILDCTQQISKELSRNLDETISVSGIIIIGQQIVDGNMYMGGLEMLKIAPIPDAAYEICTIFAPNCRNQSRQSGHSNMRNYDPVVRTTSSTYYEDTNIDNSQTVPSSSYPVKPFSTAGSYYETNYDNLHPPRSYGRTSERSGPNVSYNEQDENFVKGTEDDYENGSEEGNEDTEDSDNYKLAYRPVNVTYATRPTVETFLRNQSVVFNNIDSVEVDRYQTTTPEISKTSNNLSREVQGGLKYSESLEGSYYNPAYYSSRGSPGPRGFPGPPGVPGPPGKKGEPGRDGLAGLQGTAGPPGNVFIIPALNQQGNEKGPDTQAEALRQMLSQHMLAMRGAEGPMGLTGIAGPEGPPGPQGQKGEPGEVGEPGPRGERGIPGNTGREGRRGRPGRDGERGLSGPPGMKGEQGVPGLPGLPGDKGERGFVGATGEQGLPGHEGMQGDDGPPGLPGLPGEMGPRGFIGPRGFPGLPGNPGIPGSEGPPGAKGNTGPPGPPGVPGSPGPIGPVGPPGPQGLLGPTGLVGPQGKPGIPGLSGADGSPGHPGNPGVPGMKGEQGPQGPQGPIGFPGVRGMKGDEGKRGSPGERGEKGERGPEGEKGDIGTKGEPGLSGPQGIPGLEGLEGPKGFEGPRGETGLVGLPGEKGKTGPPGFVGYPGNVGEKGDKGQPGREGPSGDKGERGNNGASGERGEPGPRGFRGARGRRGAEGLPGPKGDTGQPGPPGLQGESGTPGVEGPRGFVGSPGQAGLNGKDGIPGPSGERGPVGDSGPPGPPGAPGVIGPQGPAGEPGQPGEPGSPGNPGAPGESGSPGEQGKEGPQGPPGLQGKEGSPGPGGLPGFPGERGANGLPGMPGAKGEIGPPGLQGPSGDKGAQGESGKDGESGPQGKQGPKGPPGPVGLKGDRGEPGPVGPTGRDGLPGQRGLPGAPGPVGVPGEDGDKGDIGPPGEKGFKGSQAETGPPGAPGAQGLRGEPGAIGLPGEKGPPGEIGRRGPKGEDGPVGASGPPGPVGPQGLPGPSGLKGEVGDTGIVGPVGPAGNPGEQGPRGPKGSEGLQGPPGVEGRQGAKGESGAVGLPGLIGPEGKQGERGPPGPKGEEGKSGPPGPPGSRGINGPEGPKGNAGPPGFPGPPGEPGLVGPKGEAGKNGEDGKAGDPGAPGDIGPPGKEGLPGPAGKQGSEGPAGVQGSPGLPGEKGDMGPPGAQGPPGSIGSQGLPGPSGLPGVRGLPGLAGENGPPGMSGAVGAPGKVGPVGPKGPKGDRGKRGIKGHRGELGHVGVKGEQGEKGEQGPRGALGLEGPKGNQGPPGLLGFKGNDGPPGLPGIEGVIGPKGNVGNDGPKGELGPPGPPGPPGPPAEQPMIPPELLFTREQILRRKRDISTNTAEDEKEKDSETLDKDDQIEEEFGPKFLDMYSSIYAMRQELDRIRKPIGSRENPVRTCKDLFYGHPHFHDGWYWIDPNLGMADDSVYVYCNMTNMGETCVYPDIHTSQMPNIPWRKENNKTDWYSNLRGGFKITYEAIGVVQLNFLRLLSQEAYQNFTYTCINSVAWYNVLNFNYNSSLRLLGANEDEFSYTGIKPQIVTDNCKMRKSKGDTVFLVYSKKLQQLPLVDFYPVDYGLPHQAFGFTVGPICFK, from the exons ATGGATGGTACGGGAATACACCAGGAGCCCGTTGGAGTGATCGTAACCGAAAATCGTTGCTACAGAAATGATACAATAGCATATGACATTACGGAAAGCGCGCTACTGACGATCAATACGAACACTTTGTTTCCGACTGGTATACCGCGTGATTTTTCCATTTTAGTCGTCGCGAAGCCAAAAATCG GATCCTCGGCTGCCACGTTGTTTGCGATCTACAGCGACAGTGGCGAGGAACAGTTGGTGCTATCATTGGGCAATGATGTCACTCTTTACTACAGTACAACTCCGGATGATGAGGATAAAccaatttcgtttggtattgaTATATCCGATGGAAAATGGCACCGTCTAGGAATCAGCATCAAAGGCGATACTGTCACGCTAATTCTCGATTGTACTCAACAAATTTCCAAAGAATTAAGTAGAAATCTTGACGAAACGATTAGCGTCAGCGGCATCATAATTATCGGCCAACAAATCGTCGATGGTAACATGTATATG GGTGGTCTGGAAATGTTGAAGATCGCACCAATACCAGACGCAGCTTACGAAATTTGCACGATTTTCGCGCCAAATTGTAGAAATCAATCGAGACAAAGTGGTCATTCGAATATGCGGAATTACGATCCCGTCGTGCGTACAACCTCGTCTACTTATTACGAGGATACAAATATTGATAACAGTCAGACAGTCCCAAGTTCTAGTTATCCGGTTAAACCCTTCTCAACCGCTGGATCGTATTATGAAACGAATTACGACAATCTGCACCCGCCTCGAAGTTATGGCAGAACATCTGAGAGATCTGGAccaaatgtttcgtataatgaGCAGGatgaaaattttgtaaaaggAACGGAGGATGATTATGAGAACGGGAGTGAAGAAGGGAACGAAGATACCGAAGACAGCGACAACTACAAGTTAGCTTATAGACCAGTGAATGTAACATATGCAACGAGACCTACTGTGGAGACGTTCCTTCGCAATCAAAGTGTC GTTTTCAACAACATCGATTCAGTCGAAGTAGATCGCTATCAAACGACAACGCCAGAAATTTCTAAAACTTCCAACAATTTATCTAGAGAAGTTCAAGGAGGTTTGAAATATTCGGAATCGTTGGAAGGATCGTATTACAATCCAGCTTATTATAGTAGTAGGGGTTCGCCTGGGCCACGGGGATTTCCGGGGCCTCCAGGGGTGCCCGGGCCACCTGGTAAAAAAGGAGAACCAGGAAGAGATGGGTTAGCAGGTTTGCAAGGCACGGCTGGCCCACCGGGAAACGTGTTCATAATTCCAGCACTTAACCAGCAAGGAAACGAGAAAGGACCGGATACTCAAGCGGAAGCTCTGAGACAAATGCTTTCACAGCATATGTTGGCTATGAGAGGTGCCGAAGGTCCTATGGGTCTTACAGGTATTGCTGGACCCGAAGGACCACCTGGACCTCAAGGTCAGAAGGGAGAACCTGGAGAAGTTGGCGAACCTGGACCTCGTGGTGAAAGAG GTATTCCTGGAAATACTGGCAGGGAGGGTAGACGAGGTCGACCTGGGAGAGACGGAGAAAGAGGTTTAAGTGGACCACCAGGAATGAAAGGAGAACAGGGTGTGCCTGGACTGCCTGGATTACCAGGAGATAAAGGCGAACGAGGATTTGTAGGTGCCACCGGTGAACAAGGTTTACCAGGTCACGAAGGAATGCAGGGTGACGATGGTCCTCCAGGTTTACCAGGCTTACCGGGTGAAATG gGACCTAGAGGATTCATAGGACCACGAGGTTTTCCTGGATTACCAGGGAATCCAGGTATTCCTGGAAGCGAAGGTCCACCAGGAGCAAAAGGCAATACTGGTCCTCCGGGTCCTCCAGGTGTGCCAGGTTCTCCGGGTCCAATTGGACCAGTAGGACCACCCGGACCTCAAGGTCTTTTGGGTCCAACTGGTTTAGTG GGTCCACAAGGGAAGCCTGGAATTCCTGGATTGTCGGGGGCAGATGGATCTCCTGGTCATCCGGGAAATCCAGGCGTTCCTGGAATGAAAGGTGAACAAGGGCCTCAAGGACCGCAAGGTCCAATAGGCTTCCCGGGAGTCCGTGGCATGAAAGGCGACGAAGGCAAACGTGGATCGCCTGGTGAACGCGgagaaaagggagagagagGTCCAGAAGGAGAGAAAGGTGACATTGGCACGAAGGGAGAACCTGGATTATCAGGTCCACAAGGAATTCCTGGATTGGAAGGTTTAGAAGGACCAAAAGGTTTCGAAGGGCCACGTGGTGAAACCGGTTTAGTTGGATTACCTGGTGAAAAAGGTAAAACTGGTCCTCCAGGTTTTGTTGGATATCCTGGAAATGTTGGTGAAAAAGGTGATAAAGGTCAGCCAGGAAGAGAAGGCCCTAGTGGAGATAAAGGAGAAAGG GGTAACAATGGTGCGTCAGGAGAACGTGGTGAACCAGGACCTAGG GGATTTAGAGGTGCTCGTGGAAGAAGAGGTGCCGAAGGATTGCCAGGACCGAAAGGTGATACTGGACAGCCAGGCCCTCCTGGATTACAAGGAGAATCTGGTACGCCAGGAGTAGAGGGACCTCGTGGATTTGTGGGATCTCCTGGGCAAGCTGGTCTCAATGGCAAAGATGGAATCCCTGGACCCTCTGGAGAACGTGGACCAGTGGGTGATTCTGGGCCGCCAGGTCCACCAGGTGCGCCTGGTGTTATCGGACCGCAAGGTCCAGCTGGTGAACCTGGACAACCAGGAGAACCTGGAAGTCCAGGAAATCCAGGAGCTCCCGGAGAATCAGGTTCCCCAGGAGAGCAAGGCAAAGAAGGACCACAAGGGCCACCTGGTTTACAAGGAAAAGAAGGTTCACCAGGTCCTGGTGGTCTACCAGGATTTCCTGGTGAACGGGGTGCAAATGGTTTACCG GGAATGCCAGGTGCAAAAGGAGAGATAGGACCACCTGGGCTTCAAGGTCCATCAGGCGATAAAGGTGCTCAAGGAGAATCTGGGAAAGATGGCGAATCTGGACCTCAAGGAAAGCAAGGACCTAAAGGACCACCTGGTCCAGTCGGATTAAAAGGCGACAGG GGTGAGCCTGGACCAGTCGGTCCTACCGGGCGAGATGGTTTACCAGGGCAACGTGGTTTGCCAGGAGCTCCTGGTCCTGTTGGAGTGCCAGGAGAAGATGGAGACAAAGGAGATATTGGACCACCTGGTGAAAAGGGGTTTAAAGGATCTCAAGCGGAAACA GGACCGCCAGGAGCACCTGGCGCACAAGGACTTCGAGGTGAACCTGGTGCCATCGGCTTACCAGGAGAAAAGGGACCACCTGGAGAAATTGGGAGGCGAGGACCAAAAGGCGAAGATGGTCCTGTTGGTGCATCAGGTCCCCCTGGTCCCGTAGGGCCACAAGGATTGCCAGGCCCATCAGGATTAAAAGGAGAAGTGGGGGATACTGGCATAGTTGGTCCTGTAGGACCAGCAGGAAATCCAGGTGAACAAGGTCCAAGGGGTCCTAAAGGGTCTGAAGGCTTACAAGGTCCTCCGGGAGTAGAAGGTCGTCAAGGAGCAAAAGGAGAATCTGGAGCAGTGGGACTTCCAGGTTTAATAGGTCCAGAAGGAAAACAA GGCGAAAGAGGTCCTCCAGGACCAAAGGGAGAAGAAGGTAAGAGTGGACCTCCAGGACCGCCTGGAAGTCGTGGTATAAATGGTCCGGAAGGACCGAAAGGTAATGCAGGACCACCTGGCTTTCCTGGACCTCCAGGAGAACCTGGTTTAGTTGGCCCAAAAGGGGAAGCTGGTAAGAATGGTGAAGATGGAAAAGCAGGAGATCCTGGCGCACCAGGAGACATTGGTCCCCCGGGAAAGGAAGGATTACCTGGCCCTGCTGGAAAAcaa ggATCCGAAGGTCCAGCGGGAGTGCAAGGTAGTCCAGGTTTACCTGGTGAAAAAGGAGACATGGGGCCGCCTGGGGCGCAGGGTCCTCCAGGTTCCATAGGGTCTCAGGGTCTTCCAGGACCATCAGGTTTGCCAGGTGTAAGAGGATTGCCAGGACTTGCTGGAGAAAATGGTCCACCAGGGATGTCAGGAGCTGTTGGTGCTCCAGGAAAAGTTGGACCGGTTGGACCAAAAGGTCCAAAGGGTGACAGGGGTAAACGAGGAATCAAAGGGCATCGAGGTGAATTGGGACACGTTGGAGTCAAAGGAGAACAGGGTGAGAAGGGAGAACAAGGACCACGAGGTGCTCTAGGACTTGAAGGACCCAAGGGTAACCAAGGGCCACCAGGTTTATTGGGTTTCAAAGGAAACGATGGACCTCCAGGACTTCCAGGAATAGAAGGAGTAATAGGACCCAAAGGTAATGTCGGAAACGATGGACCAAAAGGCGAGCTCGGCCCTCCGGGACCTCCAGGTCCTCCTGGACCACCTGCAGAGCAACCTATGATTCCTCCGGAGTTGTTATTCACGAGAGAACAAATTCTTCGAAGGAAACgcgatatttcgacaaatac CGCGGAagacgagaaagagaaagattcaGAAACGTTGGACAAGGATGATCAAATCGAAGAGGAATTTGGCCCAAAATTCTTGGACATGTATAGTTCTATATACGCCATGAGACAAGAATTGGATCGAATACGCAAACCGATTGGAAGCAGAGAAAATCCTGTAAGGACTTGCAAGGATTTATTTTACGGCCATCCTCATTTTCACGATG GTTGGTACTGGATCGATCCAAATTTAGGAATGGCTGACGACTCTGTATATGTTTATTGCAATATGACGAATATGGGCGAAACTTGCGTATACCCTGATATTCATACGAGTCAAATGCCCAATATACCAtggagaaaagaaaataataaaacggATTGGTACTCAAATTTGCGCGGAGGATTTAAA ATTACATACGAAGCTATTGGAGTAGTGCAATTAAATTTTCTGCGTTTATTGAGCCAAGAAGCTTATCAAAATTTCACTTATACTTGCATTAATAGCGTTGCTTGGTACAATGttttgaattttaattataattcatCTTTACGACTGCTTGGTGCTAACGAGGATGAATTTTCATATACCGGTATCAAGCCACAGATCGTTACGGACAATTGTAAAATGCGTAAAAGCAAAGGAGATACAGTGTTCTTGGTTTACAGTAAAAAGCTTCAACAGTTACCATTGGTGGACTTTTACCCAGTCGATTATGGATTGCCGCATCAGGCGTTCGGTTTTACAGTTGGACCCATTTGTTTCAAGTAA